In Prosthecobacter sp. SYSU 5D2, one genomic interval encodes:
- a CDS encoding SHD1 domain-containing protein, giving the protein MQKTILCLCLVTLCCLPLAGHAASRAWTDDTGRKVEAEYAGVQGDSVMLKLPAGNTVPFPLARLSAEDQAFVKAQGAAPASAPAPAALADPKRLPMEKRTWPGKVEVSARSLEIKAVHESVAERKYVYQSEAFEFQSQAKLAASVMKEVARTFEATRALVEALPWGIVCHPPDGRPRFLAALYESRQDYFDAGGPENSGGVYSSGDKIFKIPFPSLGLEKRGQTYFKNDGYSNGTLVHEITHQLMDEYLGFLPTWVIEGTAEYTEMLPLNAGTFRADAHKNAMKEDITHWEKQEGFPAEIGSLETHMTMSRDKWMEACSTPEQMRIMYHRSQLLVYFFSHLDGDAKGTRFIRYMDAVHGEVAAMRAFFDDPRVKRMDGGRFTYPRDMKPPAMRGEAVFKHLPILLEERPYAKIASEIVEGYKSIGVKVKVE; this is encoded by the coding sequence ATGCAAAAAACGATACTTTGTCTGTGCCTCGTCACTTTGTGCTGCCTGCCATTGGCGGGACACGCGGCATCGCGCGCCTGGACGGATGATACCGGCCGGAAGGTGGAGGCGGAATACGCGGGGGTGCAGGGGGACAGCGTGATGCTGAAACTGCCCGCAGGAAACACCGTCCCCTTCCCCCTGGCGCGCCTGAGCGCAGAGGACCAGGCATTCGTCAAGGCTCAGGGGGCAGCCCCTGCCTCCGCCCCTGCACCGGCTGCCCTTGCGGACCCGAAGCGACTGCCCATGGAAAAACGTACCTGGCCGGGAAAAGTGGAGGTCTCCGCCCGGTCCCTGGAGATCAAAGCGGTCCATGAAAGCGTGGCTGAAAGGAAATATGTGTACCAGTCGGAGGCGTTCGAATTCCAGTCCCAGGCCAAGCTGGCGGCCAGTGTGATGAAGGAAGTGGCGCGCACGTTTGAGGCCACCCGCGCCCTGGTGGAGGCCCTGCCCTGGGGCATCGTCTGCCATCCGCCGGATGGCAGGCCCCGCTTCCTGGCCGCCCTCTATGAGTCGCGCCAGGATTACTTTGATGCCGGTGGTCCTGAAAATTCCGGCGGCGTTTATAGCAGCGGGGACAAGATTTTCAAGATCCCCTTCCCCAGCCTGGGCCTGGAAAAGCGCGGGCAGACCTACTTCAAAAACGACGGCTACAGCAATGGCACCCTGGTGCACGAAATCACCCACCAGCTCATGGATGAATACCTGGGCTTCCTGCCCACCTGGGTCATCGAAGGCACGGCCGAATACACGGAAATGCTGCCACTGAACGCCGGCACCTTCCGCGCAGACGCCCACAAAAACGCCATGAAAGAGGACATCACCCACTGGGAGAAGCAGGAAGGTTTTCCAGCGGAGATCGGCAGCCTGGAAACCCACATGACCATGTCGCGCGACAAGTGGATGGAAGCCTGCAGCACGCCGGAGCAGATGCGCATCATGTACCACCGCTCGCAGCTCCTGGTGTATTTTTTCAGCCACCTGGACGGCGATGCCAAGGGCACCCGCTTCATCCGTTACATGGATGCCGTGCACGGAGAGGTCGCCGCCATGCGGGCCTTCTTTGACGATCCCCGTGTCAAACGCATGGACGGCGGCCGCTTCACCTATCCCCGCGACATGAAGCCCCCCGCCATGCGCGGCGAGGCTGTATTCAAACATCTCCCCATCCTCCTCGAAGAACGCCCCTATGCAAAGATCGCCAGCGAGATCGTGGAGGGCTACAAAAGCATCGGCGTCAAAGTGAAGGTGGAGTAA